Proteins encoded by one window of Gemmatimonadaceae bacterium:
- a CDS encoding DinB family protein: protein MKYRTALAAACLLGAAPAMATAQDGGVPNRQAALEVRKQFMADLDTLQSKFVALANAFPAEKYSWRPAADVRSVGEVFMHVASEFYVYAPLAYGAARSPVIPRGQESFKKFESTSTKPDVLKHLEEGFAYATQQINGIDAEQLTGSRKLFGGDHTIVETSFAMTDDLHEHLGQLIAYARMNGVVPPWSK from the coding sequence ATGAAATACCGGACGGCACTGGCCGCGGCTTGCTTGCTCGGCGCGGCGCCCGCAATGGCGACCGCGCAGGATGGCGGCGTCCCGAATCGTCAGGCGGCGCTCGAAGTACGCAAGCAGTTCATGGCCGATCTCGATACGCTGCAGAGCAAGTTCGTCGCGCTCGCGAACGCGTTTCCCGCGGAGAAGTACTCGTGGCGTCCGGCCGCAGACGTGCGCTCGGTGGGCGAGGTGTTCATGCACGTCGCGAGCGAGTTCTACGTCTACGCACCGCTCGCGTACGGCGCGGCACGGTCACCGGTCATTCCGCGCGGTCAGGAGTCGTTCAAGAAGTTCGAGTCGACGTCGACGAAGCCCGATGTCCTGAAGCACCTCGAGGAAGGCTTCGCGTACGCGACGCAGCAGATCAACGGCATCGACGCCGAGCAGTTGACGGGCTCACGCAAGCTGTTCGGGGGCGATCACACGATCGTCGAGACGTCGTTTGCGATGACGGACGATCTGCACGAGCATCTCGGGCAGTTGATTGCGTATGCGCGGATGAATGGCGTGGTGCCACCGTGGAGTAAGTAA
- a CDS encoding SusD/RagB family nutrient-binding outer membrane lipoprotein: MRLIRTIAATLLVASTGACSFLDSPKATSDPNNPTVASRNQLFVGVQANTFGYEEGYVPMLVCMWMQQCAGVNSRFVQTEGEYGITHGSLDFTLAGVYVGGGLVGIRNVEASADAAGDKLYKGIAEVHEAMVMMLTADSWGDIPYREAITDKTQAAFDPQMQIYDDLLTLLDNAISDLNGAGDGPGSVDLVYGGDKTPWIQAAHTLKARVYVHRVEKLGNGEYAKALAEARLGISAPANDWLTQHSAANAERNVWNQFQTTSGFGQDLVAGARLVNIMKAQNDPRLADYFAQSANGGYIGYDVTVGTTDLKTVSLLRGNRQNDPQFRQPIITYDETQLIIAEAALETGDPTTAATALNAVRARWNKAPIAAPTLNDIMTEKYIALFQNPEAWNDYKRTCLPALTPAVGKAVIPGRFLYGQTLVQTDPQPATENDNITTRRNDNDPASCQ; this comes from the coding sequence ATGAGACTCATTCGCACCATCGCGGCGACGCTGCTCGTCGCCTCCACCGGCGCGTGCAGCTTTCTCGACTCTCCCAAAGCGACGTCGGATCCGAACAACCCGACCGTCGCGTCGCGCAACCAGCTTTTCGTCGGTGTGCAGGCGAACACATTCGGCTACGAGGAAGGCTACGTGCCGATGCTCGTCTGCATGTGGATGCAGCAGTGCGCGGGCGTCAACAGCCGCTTCGTTCAGACCGAAGGCGAATATGGAATTACTCACGGATCGCTCGACTTCACGCTCGCCGGCGTTTACGTCGGCGGTGGTCTCGTCGGCATTCGCAACGTCGAGGCGAGTGCTGATGCCGCCGGTGACAAATTGTACAAGGGTATCGCCGAAGTGCACGAGGCAATGGTCATGATGCTCACCGCCGACTCGTGGGGCGACATTCCCTATCGTGAGGCCATCACCGACAAAACGCAGGCGGCCTTCGATCCACAGATGCAGATCTACGACGACTTGCTCACGCTCCTCGACAACGCCATCTCCGATCTCAACGGCGCCGGCGACGGGCCGGGCTCGGTCGATCTCGTCTACGGCGGTGACAAGACGCCATGGATCCAGGCCGCACATACGCTCAAAGCGCGCGTCTACGTGCACCGGGTCGAAAAGCTCGGCAACGGTGAGTATGCGAAAGCACTCGCGGAAGCACGGCTCGGCATCAGCGCACCCGCCAACGATTGGTTGACGCAGCACTCGGCGGCCAACGCCGAGCGCAATGTCTGGAATCAGTTCCAAACCACATCTGGCTTCGGCCAGGATCTCGTCGCCGGTGCGCGCTTGGTGAACATCATGAAGGCGCAGAATGATCCACGGCTCGCCGACTACTTTGCGCAGTCGGCTAACGGCGGATATATCGGCTACGACGTCACCGTCGGCACAACGGATCTGAAGACGGTCTCGCTGCTCCGCGGCAATCGTCAGAACGATCCGCAGTTCCGTCAGCCAATCATCACCTATGATGAGACTCAGCTCATCATCGCCGAGGCAGCCCTAGAGACGGGTGATCCGACGACGGCGGCAACGGCGCTCAACGCGGTTCGCGCGCGCTGGAACAAAGCCCCGATCGCCGCGCCGACGCTCAATGACATCATGACGGAGAAGTACATCGCCCTATTCCAGAATCCCGAGGCCTGGAACGACTACAAGCGCACGTGTCTGCCGGCACTGACGCCGGCCGTCGGCAAGGCCGTGATCCCGGGCCGCTTCCTGTACGGACAGACTCTGGTGCAGACCGATCCCCAACCAGCGACGGAGAACGACAACATCACGACTCGTCGCAACGACAACGACCCGGCCTCATGTCAGTGA
- a CDS encoding GGDEF domain-containing protein: protein MNSTSQSRASVNAEVLLWQSRVRMIVALVAGGAEFVLQQHRILQGNALYLLEGVCGYIALVTAIALFVQKTGRAPNWAVAVTVVADILFIFGSTLVSSPPFYYDRILIFSFLVLHLTETYFGPGQAALAAGLVVVGYLYTVHHMIGRGVRLIWSEELWSVGVFALAAGIFVAQYGSFRKRLDRIVSLFERAEEGDFTQKYDTSADARPDAITFVGRVYNRVSSQLESMVETDPLTNCVNRRGFERSLAREMARSSRAGSELSLLALDLDHFKSINDSRGHVVGDAVLREVGMLLQQSARAGDIVARTGGEEFSILLPDTPGNGAFHFANRLCDTFREHVFRVNSKEIRMTISIGVVSTDGDRPLAAERGKNLAEEMKIRADEALYAAKRTGRDRVRAWSEAVSMRSGEMPKVMAELMRDGKE from the coding sequence TTGAACTCGACCAGTCAATCGCGAGCCAGCGTCAACGCTGAAGTGCTGCTCTGGCAGAGCCGCGTGCGCATGATCGTCGCGCTCGTCGCCGGCGGGGCCGAGTTCGTCCTGCAGCAACACCGCATTCTGCAGGGGAATGCGCTCTATCTATTGGAGGGAGTGTGCGGGTACATCGCCCTCGTCACGGCGATCGCTCTTTTCGTACAGAAGACTGGGCGCGCTCCGAATTGGGCGGTCGCGGTCACGGTGGTCGCGGACATCCTGTTCATCTTCGGATCGACGCTCGTCTCGTCGCCGCCGTTCTACTACGACCGCATTCTGATTTTCTCCTTCCTGGTGCTCCATCTCACCGAGACGTACTTCGGTCCGGGTCAGGCGGCGCTCGCAGCCGGGCTGGTCGTCGTCGGCTACCTCTACACCGTCCACCACATGATCGGACGCGGAGTCCGGCTGATCTGGTCGGAGGAGCTCTGGTCGGTGGGTGTGTTCGCACTCGCGGCGGGAATCTTCGTCGCGCAGTACGGCAGCTTCCGGAAGCGTCTCGACAGGATCGTCTCGCTCTTCGAGCGCGCCGAAGAGGGTGACTTCACGCAGAAGTACGACACGTCGGCGGATGCGCGCCCGGACGCGATCACGTTCGTTGGGCGCGTCTACAATCGCGTGAGCTCACAGCTCGAGAGCATGGTAGAGACCGATCCGCTCACGAACTGCGTCAACCGACGAGGCTTCGAGCGCTCGCTCGCGCGTGAGATGGCGCGCTCGTCGCGCGCCGGCAGCGAGCTGTCGCTCCTCGCGCTCGATCTCGATCACTTCAAGTCGATCAACGACAGTCGCGGGCACGTGGTCGGTGACGCGGTGCTGCGAGAGGTCGGTATGCTACTGCAGCAGTCGGCGCGCGCGGGCGACATCGTGGCACGAACCGGTGGCGAGGAGTTCTCGATTCTCCTTCCCGACACGCCGGGCAATGGCGCGTTCCACTTCGCGAACCGCCTGTGCGACACGTTCCGCGAGCATGTCTTCCGGGTGAACAGCAAGGAGATCCGGATGACGATCAGCATCGGCGTCGTGTCCACGGATGGCGATCGACCGCTCGCGGCGGAGCGCGGAAAGAATCTCGCCGAAGAGATGAAGATCCGCGCTGACGAAGCGCTCTATGCAGCGAAGCGAACGGGGCGCGATCGCGTGCGCGCGTGGTCGGAGGCGGTGAGCATGCGCTCGGGGGAGATGCCGAAGGTGATGGCCGAGCTCATGCGTGATGGCAAGGAATAG
- a CDS encoding S8 family serine peptidase, whose translation MTKRTRSQARFLAALVLAGVGAACSNNEPIAAPKRSLSPVAATSRDVTPIAGRHIFVMSAGVPADFAARVAEKGGTVVDNFAGAGTVITSGLSDDDAAALSQGGVVANDVTARWAPTPSELNAAVADLGNTAGGLIGSPLLAPALGVQWNMFQIHAPEAWGAGKLGNPAVKVAILDSGIDPNHQELTGLVDLATSARVVSTPTQCLFSNSPAQWTDDFFHGTYVSGLVTTNSVVMAGVAPNVRLVAVKVLNSSGSGSFSDIICGLQYAVIIAHAKVINMSLGATFKGNTPGLVAFQQFFAQFVDFAKSQGAVVVSAAGNDDKNLGNPHPFLELPCEAGSQLCVSATSPRDKIAHYSNFGRAAIDVAAPGGEDKFLGKNPTGAEQLASLILGPCARVFCGDESHYLVADGTSAAAPHVSGLAALIFSNSTLSPDAVMTVIRQSADNIGNQSKFGDGRINVARALGVQ comes from the coding sequence ATGACGAAGCGCACTCGATCGCAAGCGCGGTTTTTAGCCGCATTGGTGCTCGCTGGTGTTGGTGCGGCGTGCAGCAATAACGAACCAATCGCGGCGCCAAAGCGCTCGCTGAGTCCGGTGGCGGCGACGTCACGTGATGTGACGCCGATCGCGGGACGCCACATCTTCGTCATGAGCGCCGGTGTGCCAGCCGATTTCGCCGCTCGTGTCGCCGAGAAAGGTGGTACGGTCGTCGACAATTTTGCGGGCGCGGGCACTGTCATCACCTCCGGCCTGTCGGACGACGATGCCGCCGCGCTCTCCCAGGGCGGCGTCGTCGCCAACGACGTCACTGCCCGCTGGGCGCCGACGCCGAGTGAGCTGAATGCGGCGGTCGCCGACTTGGGGAACACTGCCGGAGGCCTCATTGGATCGCCATTACTTGCTCCCGCGCTGGGCGTTCAGTGGAACATGTTCCAGATCCACGCACCCGAGGCATGGGGCGCCGGCAAGCTCGGCAATCCAGCGGTCAAGGTTGCGATTCTCGATAGCGGCATCGATCCGAATCACCAGGAGCTCACTGGGTTGGTCGATCTCGCGACCAGCGCTCGCGTCGTGTCGACGCCGACGCAATGCCTTTTCAGCAACTCGCCGGCACAATGGACCGACGATTTCTTCCACGGCACGTACGTGAGTGGGCTCGTCACGACGAACAGCGTAGTCATGGCTGGCGTGGCGCCTAACGTGCGGCTCGTGGCCGTCAAGGTTCTGAACTCGAGCGGCAGCGGCAGTTTCTCGGACATCATCTGCGGGCTGCAGTACGCGGTGATCATCGCGCATGCGAAGGTCATCAACATGAGCCTCGGTGCGACCTTCAAAGGCAACACGCCTGGCCTGGTAGCATTCCAGCAGTTCTTTGCCCAGTTCGTCGACTTTGCGAAGAGCCAAGGCGCGGTGGTGGTTTCGGCAGCGGGCAACGACGACAAGAATCTCGGGAATCCGCACCCCTTCCTCGAACTGCCTTGCGAAGCCGGTTCGCAGCTGTGCGTCTCGGCGACGTCGCCTCGCGACAAGATCGCGCACTACTCGAACTTCGGCCGTGCGGCGATCGACGTCGCGGCTCCGGGCGGCGAAGACAAGTTTCTGGGAAAGAATCCGACTGGCGCCGAGCAGCTTGCGTCGCTGATTCTTGGCCCCTGCGCCCGCGTATTTTGCGGCGACGAATCGCACTACCTGGTCGCTGACGGAACGAGCGCAGCCGCGCCGCACGTGTCGGGGCTTGCCGCGCTCATTTTCTCGAACAGCACGTTGAGCCCGGACGCGGTCATGACGGTCATCCGGCAGTCAGCTGACAACATCGGGAATCAGTCGAAGTTCGGCGACGGCCGCATCAACGTGGCGCGCGCCCTCGGCGTCCAGTAA